Proteins from a single region of Noviherbaspirillum saxi:
- a CDS encoding DUF4394 domain-containing protein: protein MNKYLRPAAIVTLLATVFSVQATEATGNKSESHEQKTRSLEVIGLTEDQRLISFNEKSPEKAHSIGTVTGLMSGDMLVGIDYRVQDGKLYGVSKTGGIYMLDTGNASATKVSQLTVAMEGGSFGVDFNPAADRLRVVSDTGQNLRHNINAAGVTLVDDPLDYPPATSLNSIGPNATGVTASAYTNNDLDASTATTLYAIDTNLDQVALQSPPNDGTLAGTGKLGTDATASTGFDIYSTVRDGIAVDVRGLASLREASGASSLYSINLSTGKATRRGSFSNENNMIGIAIPLEQL from the coding sequence ATGAATAAATATTTGCGTCCGGCAGCGATTGTCACATTACTCGCCACGGTATTTTCTGTTCAGGCGACCGAAGCGACGGGCAATAAATCCGAATCGCACGAGCAAAAAACCCGTTCTCTGGAAGTCATCGGATTGACCGAAGATCAGCGCCTGATTTCCTTTAACGAAAAAAGCCCGGAAAAGGCACACAGCATCGGCACGGTTACCGGGTTGATGTCGGGGGATATGCTGGTCGGTATCGACTATCGCGTGCAGGACGGAAAATTGTATGGCGTCAGCAAGACCGGTGGCATCTATATGCTTGACACCGGCAATGCCAGTGCAACAAAGGTCAGCCAGCTCACCGTGGCGATGGAAGGCGGTTCTTTCGGCGTTGACTTTAACCCTGCCGCCGACCGCCTGCGGGTAGTCAGCGATACAGGGCAGAATTTGCGGCATAACATCAATGCGGCAGGAGTCACGCTGGTCGACGATCCGCTTGATTATCCGCCGGCTACGTCGCTCAACAGTATTGGTCCAAACGCGACCGGCGTGACGGCTTCCGCTTATACCAACAACGATCTGGACGCATCGACGGCGACCACCCTCTATGCAATTGACACAAACCTCGATCAGGTCGCACTGCAATCTCCGCCCAATGATGGAACGCTGGCCGGCACGGGAAAACTCGGTACGGACGCGACCGCTTCCACCGGATTCGATATTTACAGTACGGTGCGCGATGGCATTGCCGTTGACGTGCGAGGGCTTGCTTCATTGAGGGAAGCAAGTGGAGCCTCGTCCTTGTACAGCATCAATCTATCCACTGGAAAAGCGACTCGTCGGGGCAGTTTCTCCAACGAGAACAATATGATTGGCATTGCGATTCCACTGGAGCAGCTATAA
- a CDS encoding anti-sigma factor, with product MNFSDSNEMQILAGEYALGVMPPEEKSVFESELRRNPSLAAAVADWNDRLLVLSPPSKPVEPSTGLWQRIERDLPRKTSSHRGDGIWSSLSFWRISSMGGMIASAVLALSLLTMQPDSRAPTYVAVLQGSDAAASWIVEINDQTLRLRPLTKTSVPAGKSLQFWTKPEGAAGPTSLGLVMPDQSTVLSVRLLPGISTNQLFEVTLEPESGSPVNRPTGPILALGKAVPL from the coding sequence ATGAACTTTTCCGACTCGAACGAGATGCAAATCCTGGCGGGTGAGTATGCGCTGGGCGTGATGCCGCCTGAGGAAAAATCGGTATTCGAGAGCGAACTCCGGCGTAACCCCAGCTTGGCCGCCGCTGTCGCAGACTGGAATGACCGTTTGCTGGTGCTTTCTCCACCGTCGAAGCCGGTTGAACCATCGACGGGACTCTGGCAGCGTATCGAACGCGACTTGCCGAGAAAGACGAGCAGTCACCGGGGCGATGGAATATGGAGCAGTCTGTCTTTTTGGCGGATCAGCAGTATGGGTGGCATGATCGCGTCAGCTGTGCTTGCCCTCAGCTTGCTCACCATGCAGCCCGATTCCCGTGCTCCGACCTACGTCGCGGTGCTGCAAGGAAGCGATGCCGCTGCTTCCTGGATCGTAGAAATCAATGACCAGACCTTGCGCCTGCGTCCCTTAACAAAAACGTCTGTTCCTGCCGGTAAGTCGCTTCAGTTCTGGACCAAGCCCGAAGGTGCGGCAGGGCCGACATCGCTAGGCCTGGTAATGCCTGATCAAAGCACGGTATTGTCTGTACGCCTGCTGCCGGGAATAAGCACCAACCAACTGTTCGAGGTCACGCTGGAACCCGAGTCCGGGTCGCCGGTTAATCGTCCTACCGGCCCGATCCTCGCGCTTGGGAAAGCAGTGCCCCTATGA
- a CDS encoding sigma-70 family RNA polymerase sigma factor, translated as MPNEDFDYEAQLLACARGERAALRRLYDREARWLMGVALRIVRRREIADEVLHDAFLQIWSKASTYNPSLGSARGWIYSVVRHRALNTIRDSHHEVPASETMMDDIVEDASGPLEILAQHRAASALHHCLNNLDTDKRTCILLAYVDGYTHAQIAAHLQRPLGTVKAWTRRALLLLRECLS; from the coding sequence ATGCCTAATGAGGATTTTGATTATGAAGCGCAACTTCTGGCGTGCGCCCGTGGAGAACGCGCGGCATTGCGTCGCCTGTATGATCGTGAAGCCCGCTGGCTGATGGGTGTCGCTCTGCGCATTGTCCGACGGCGCGAAATAGCCGATGAGGTGTTGCATGATGCCTTTCTTCAAATCTGGAGCAAGGCATCGACTTATAATCCTTCGCTGGGGTCGGCACGCGGCTGGATTTACAGTGTTGTGCGTCATCGCGCACTCAACACAATACGCGATTCGCATCATGAGGTTCCCGCCTCTGAAACGATGATGGACGACATCGTCGAAGACGCTTCCGGCCCGTTGGAGATCTTGGCGCAGCATCGTGCCGCCAGTGCTCTGCATCACTGCTTGAATAATCTGGATACCGACAAGCGTACCTGTATCTTGCTGGCATATGTCGATGGCTACACGCACGCGCAGATCGCTGCACACCTGCAGCGGCCATTAGGCACGGTGAAAGCCTGGACAAGACGTGCGCTGCTCCTTCTTCGGGAATGTTTGTCATGA
- a CDS encoding transporter, whose translation MKKLTLLAAVLLSQAALAESNVTLKTGYDYTTGKYGTNTDTEITAIPFIGTYETGNWTLKASIPYVRITGSDNVVAGVGAVRQTSATVRTDSGMGDLATSATYSFMIDPKSQFGIDVTAKIKFGTADSDKGLGTGENDYWILIDPYTKMGNVTWFGGIGYGMLGSSETLKLNDVVSANAGLSYKLDQQASVGAMLDYRSRSTDIGFAQRELTGFYSRKLGGGYKLQAYATKGFSDGSPDWGGGVNIAYNF comes from the coding sequence ATGAAAAAACTGACTCTCCTCGCAGCTGTACTCCTGTCCCAGGCTGCGCTCGCCGAAAGCAATGTCACCTTGAAGACGGGGTACGACTACACCACAGGCAAGTATGGAACGAACACCGACACTGAAATTACAGCGATCCCGTTCATCGGTACCTACGAGACTGGCAACTGGACATTAAAGGCGTCCATTCCGTATGTGCGCATCACGGGTTCGGACAACGTGGTCGCCGGCGTGGGCGCGGTACGACAGACCTCCGCCACTGTGCGCACGGATTCCGGCATGGGCGATCTTGCGACGAGCGCGACCTACTCGTTCATGATCGACCCAAAGTCTCAGTTCGGCATCGACGTCACCGCGAAAATCAAGTTCGGCACCGCCGACAGCGATAAAGGTCTGGGCACCGGCGAGAACGATTACTGGATTCTGATCGACCCGTACACCAAGATGGGCAATGTGACTTGGTTCGGCGGCATCGGTTATGGCATGCTGGGATCGTCCGAAACATTGAAGCTCAATGACGTCGTCAGCGCCAATGCAGGCCTGTCGTATAAGCTGGACCAACAGGCAAGTGTTGGCGCGATGCTGGACTATCGCAGCAGGTCGACCGACATTGGTTTCGCGCAGCGCGAGCTGACGGGCTTTTACTCACGCAAACTCGGCGGCGGATACAAGCTGCAGGCGTATGCAACCAAGGGCTTTTCCGACGGCAGTCCCGACTGGGGTGGCGGTGTCAACATAGCCTATAATTTTTAA
- a CDS encoding glycerol dehydrogenase — protein sequence MAIKTIGFPGRYVQGPGAIRELGGLLKEFGSSSPAIVMDDIVRQAAGQQLQEALGSAGITGRHLRFAGECTKAAIDGLAAEAAGADMVIGFGGGKTIDTAKGVAKALGCRLMILPSIASNDSPTSRLIVLYNEQHMVAGVEVMVRNPDVVLVDTDIIARAPVRFFAAGLGDALSKKFEAQQCHIAGGKNFFGTPSLATARLLADRCYETILEFGRQAVEQVRAHAAPNEAVERAVEASVLLSGLGFESGGLSLSHALTRGFTAHPVLSTFLHGELVAFGTIVQLIAENRPEEEVRSHALFCHSLGLPVRFADMRVFDISQAELIDIAEKTCAAPYIGHLTPSADVARVVDCLRRADRRGRNLS from the coding sequence ATGGCGATCAAGACAATCGGCTTTCCCGGCAGGTACGTGCAAGGCCCCGGCGCGATACGTGAACTCGGCGGCTTGCTCAAGGAATTCGGCAGCTCCTCTCCGGCGATCGTCATGGACGACATCGTGCGGCAGGCAGCCGGCCAGCAATTGCAGGAAGCGCTGGGATCGGCCGGCATCACCGGACGACATTTGCGCTTCGCCGGCGAATGCACGAAAGCGGCAATCGATGGACTGGCAGCGGAGGCGGCCGGTGCCGACATGGTCATCGGCTTCGGCGGCGGCAAGACCATCGATACCGCGAAAGGTGTCGCCAAGGCGCTGGGTTGCCGCCTGATGATCCTGCCGTCGATTGCCTCCAACGACTCGCCGACCAGCCGGCTGATCGTGCTGTACAACGAACAGCACATGGTTGCCGGGGTCGAAGTCATGGTGCGCAATCCGGATGTTGTCCTGGTGGATACCGACATCATTGCGCGCGCACCGGTCCGGTTTTTTGCGGCGGGACTCGGCGATGCGCTGAGCAAGAAGTTCGAAGCGCAGCAATGCCATATTGCAGGCGGCAAGAATTTCTTTGGCACGCCCTCGCTCGCGACGGCCCGGTTGCTTGCCGATCGCTGCTATGAAACGATTCTCGAATTCGGCAGACAGGCGGTGGAACAAGTGCGTGCGCATGCGGCGCCGAACGAGGCGGTCGAGCGCGCGGTCGAAGCATCGGTATTGCTGAGCGGGCTCGGGTTCGAAAGCGGCGGCTTGTCGCTGTCGCATGCATTGACGCGCGGCTTCACTGCGCATCCGGTATTAAGTACATTCCTGCACGGCGAGCTGGTCGCCTTTGGCACCATCGTTCAGCTGATTGCCGAAAACCGTCCGGAAGAGGAAGTACGCAGTCACGCCTTGTTTTGCCATTCGCTCGGCTTGCCGGTACGCTTTGCCGACATGCGGGTGTTCGACATTTCGCAGGCTGAGCTGATCGATATCGCGGAAAAGACCTGTGCGGCGCCTTACATCGGCCATCTGACGCCGTCCGCAGATGTGGCGCGCGTAGTAGATTGCCTGCGGCGCGCGGATCGCCGGGGAAGGAATTTGAGTTAA
- a CDS encoding SDR family NAD(P)-dependent oxidoreductase, which translates to MDFGLTGKVALITGGGRGIGFCDAQALGAEGATVVINEVDEAAAADAVESLQQSGIDATFFVGDAADENVARDTVNRVFQRYGRLDILVNNAGVGVKPAYQVQDMPVDVWDRMIHVHMRSTFLWSREAVGMMKARGFGRIVNMSSMNFTGGGRPGVAHYAAAKAGILGFTQTLAKEVGPFGITANAIAPGYVETELIAQFSEEMRERLCRQNPAGRTCRPSEVAALVTFLCSTQAGFINGELVCMDGGRRDFYWGN; encoded by the coding sequence ATGGATTTCGGATTGACGGGGAAGGTGGCGTTGATCACAGGCGGGGGGCGCGGAATCGGCTTCTGCGATGCGCAGGCGCTCGGTGCGGAAGGAGCAACCGTGGTCATCAACGAGGTTGACGAAGCGGCCGCCGCCGATGCGGTGGAATCGCTTCAGCAGAGCGGCATCGACGCCACGTTTTTCGTTGGCGATGCCGCCGACGAGAATGTGGCGCGGGACACCGTGAACCGAGTCTTTCAGCGATATGGCCGTCTGGATATCCTGGTCAACAATGCCGGCGTCGGCGTCAAGCCGGCTTACCAGGTGCAGGACATGCCGGTTGACGTCTGGGACAGAATGATCCATGTGCACATGCGAAGCACTTTCCTCTGGTCGCGCGAGGCCGTAGGAATGATGAAGGCGAGAGGGTTTGGGCGCATTGTCAACATGTCGTCGATGAACTTCACCGGCGGCGGCCGGCCGGGAGTAGCCCACTATGCAGCGGCAAAGGCCGGCATACTGGGCTTTACGCAAACGCTTGCCAAGGAAGTCGGGCCCTTTGGCATCACTGCCAATGCGATTGCGCCGGGCTATGTCGAAACCGAATTGATCGCTCAGTTTTCGGAAGAAATGCGCGAACGTCTCTGCAGGCAGAACCCGGCGGGCCGCACCTGTCGTCCGTCCGAGGTGGCGGCACTGGTCACCTTCCTATGCTCGACGCAGGCCGGCTTCATCAATGGCGAACTGGTCTGCATGGATGGTGGCAGGCGGGATTTTTATTGGGGTAATTGA
- a CDS encoding carbohydrate ABC transporter permease, with protein sequence MNKRSLPLRALTLVAAALLGLWSFFPIYWMIVSSLRPERDLFAPPTLIPKTIDWKFSAYRNLLELTDYPVQFANSVVVALAVVVITLLISVVIAYVVTRYKVPGKTAIIGSMLYAYMFPPLLLAIPLLSIFARMGFSDHLIAVVFAHCTLSIPLGVWMLWGFFKAMPFDLEEAAMVDGCSRAGAFFRMVLPLSAPGIITVAIFSFLLSWTDYVFSFVLVNSDANKTLPVGLASVLGTFDARWGELMAGATLIALPLFIMFMFLSRYFIKGLAAGALKG encoded by the coding sequence ATGAACAAGCGGTCTCTTCCGTTGCGTGCGCTTACTCTGGTTGCCGCCGCACTTCTCGGCCTGTGGTCCTTCTTCCCGATTTACTGGATGATCGTGTCCAGCCTGCGACCCGAACGCGACCTGTTCGCGCCGCCGACGCTGATCCCCAAAACCATAGACTGGAAATTCAGCGCCTATCGCAATCTGCTGGAACTGACCGATTACCCGGTGCAGTTCGCCAACAGTGTGGTGGTGGCGCTGGCGGTGGTGGTGATCACGCTCCTGATTTCGGTGGTTATCGCCTATGTCGTCACGCGCTACAAGGTGCCCGGCAAGACCGCGATCATCGGCAGCATGCTGTATGCGTATATGTTCCCGCCCTTGCTGCTGGCAATTCCGCTGCTGTCCATTTTTGCACGCATGGGTTTTTCGGATCATCTGATCGCCGTGGTGTTCGCACACTGCACGCTCAGCATCCCGTTGGGCGTCTGGATGCTGTGGGGGTTTTTCAAGGCCATGCCCTTCGACCTGGAGGAAGCCGCGATGGTGGATGGATGCTCGCGCGCCGGTGCATTTTTCAGAATGGTGCTGCCACTGTCGGCGCCGGGCATCATCACCGTCGCGATATTTTCCTTCTTGCTGTCGTGGACCGATTATGTGTTTTCCTTCGTGCTGGTCAACAGCGATGCGAACAAGACATTGCCTGTCGGACTGGCATCGGTGCTGGGCACCTTCGATGCGCGCTGGGGCGAACTGATGGCGGGGGCGACGCTGATTGCATTGCCGTTGTTCATCATGTTCATGTTCCTTAGCCGCTACTTCATCAAGGGCCTGGCGGCCGGCGCACTGAAAGGATAG
- a CDS encoding carbohydrate ABC transporter permease, which yields MLSFRTNSDKFLLGAFIASVAITLLLILFPVVHAIQLSFYQSESFVSERTWIGAGNYLRVLQESGFWRAFGIGVTFSVLTIVLQVALGIGCALLLDQPFFGRPVIRGLAVLPYLLPTVVVAVAFQWLLDGSLGLFTIWAEELGLGRPAWFEDPVMAMVVVVIASVWTWTPFVTISFLAALQTIPKSLYEAARVDGAGSWNRFWHVTIPMLVPMLMVIVLLRSIWMFNKFDIIWLMTKGGPLSATEHLPVMAYRRAFMQYDVGGGAAVATLSFAVLSLLILVYFYFYPLDGKEGNK from the coding sequence ATGCTTTCCTTTCGTACAAACAGCGATAAGTTCTTGCTTGGCGCATTCATCGCCAGCGTCGCGATCACCTTGCTGCTCATTTTGTTCCCGGTCGTTCACGCGATCCAGCTGAGTTTTTACCAGTCCGAATCCTTCGTCTCCGAACGCACCTGGATCGGCGCCGGAAACTACCTGCGAGTGCTGCAGGAATCCGGCTTCTGGCGCGCCTTCGGCATCGGCGTCACCTTCAGCGTGCTGACCATCGTGTTGCAGGTTGCGTTGGGCATAGGCTGCGCATTGCTGCTGGACCAGCCCTTCTTCGGCCGGCCGGTAATCCGTGGCTTGGCGGTGCTGCCGTATCTCTTGCCCACCGTGGTTGTCGCAGTCGCTTTTCAGTGGCTCCTGGACGGCAGTCTCGGCTTGTTCACCATCTGGGCCGAAGAGCTTGGTCTCGGCCGGCCGGCATGGTTCGAAGATCCGGTGATGGCGATGGTCGTCGTGGTGATCGCCAGCGTATGGACCTGGACGCCCTTCGTGACCATTTCCTTCCTGGCCGCGCTGCAGACCATTCCGAAGTCCTTGTATGAAGCGGCACGTGTCGATGGAGCGGGTTCATGGAACCGCTTCTGGCATGTCACGATTCCGATGCTGGTACCGATGCTGATGGTCATCGTCCTGCTGCGCAGCATCTGGATGTTCAACAAGTTCGACATCATCTGGCTGATGACCAAAGGCGGACCGCTGTCGGCGACCGAACACCTGCCGGTCATGGCGTATAGACGTGCGTTCATGCAGTACGACGTCGGCGGCGGCGCCGCCGTCGCCACGCTGTCCTTCGCCGTACTGTCGCTACTGATTCTGGTGTACTTCTATTTCTATCCGCTCGACGGCAAGGAGGGCAATAAATGA
- a CDS encoding ABC transporter substrate-binding protein, whose product MNQFDKDDVLAQEALLAQTKPAVGRRDVLKSVVAGAALMAVGAPSVLAQGKTLRFLNAEPGRDSVRALRVAAAEYEKKFGVKVVIDTVPPDDAYNKIQSSIAAGTPYDVGTLAFAGHVLLLAQAGKLVPLTKLVQRHKWGPNVLFPIKDENYWYPYDYNFCWMYYRKDLYQQKGLKVPTTWDQMAENCKALTEGGKFGVGHPVGANAAAQWMSLGYMWADGVRLLDNNFKLIVDNAEMKPKVTRYLDFMKKMGPSMPSGMTQALFGTVLGQYSGGQIAHAPYAGRLIEVIEDKAPDLVAKTGFFMYPDSAGSGQAVNHGYDGWVVLNTPMRDESLKFMEWFVDNHYINFLHSAPLHMQPPRMDVYDDIRWRAHPLIEKHAELVDFMKSMLTRKDVAIRSIDTEGPGVDLRPGKMFETFAICDAIQNVLYKGMPPAEAVDIMAAKYRTVL is encoded by the coding sequence ATGAACCAGTTTGACAAAGACGATGTATTGGCACAGGAAGCGTTGCTTGCGCAAACGAAGCCGGCGGTGGGACGGCGCGATGTGTTGAAGTCGGTGGTCGCCGGGGCGGCGCTGATGGCCGTTGGCGCACCATCCGTGCTGGCGCAGGGAAAAACGTTGCGCTTCCTGAATGCGGAACCGGGGCGCGACTCGGTGCGCGCGCTGCGCGTGGCCGCCGCCGAATATGAAAAGAAATTCGGCGTGAAAGTCGTGATCGACACGGTGCCGCCTGACGATGCCTATAACAAGATCCAGAGTTCGATTGCGGCGGGCACGCCTTACGACGTAGGCACGCTGGCTTTCGCCGGCCACGTACTGCTGCTGGCGCAGGCAGGCAAGCTGGTCCCCCTCACCAAGCTGGTCCAGCGGCACAAATGGGGCCCGAACGTGCTGTTCCCGATCAAGGACGAAAACTACTGGTATCCCTACGATTACAACTTTTGCTGGATGTATTACCGCAAGGACCTGTACCAGCAAAAGGGCTTGAAGGTGCCGACCACCTGGGACCAGATGGCGGAAAACTGCAAGGCGCTGACCGAAGGCGGCAAGTTCGGCGTCGGCCATCCGGTGGGGGCGAACGCGGCGGCGCAGTGGATGTCGCTCGGCTATATGTGGGCCGACGGCGTGCGCCTGCTCGACAATAACTTCAAGCTCATCGTCGATAATGCGGAGATGAAGCCAAAGGTGACGCGCTACCTCGACTTCATGAAGAAGATGGGACCGAGCATGCCGTCCGGGATGACCCAGGCGTTGTTCGGCACCGTGCTCGGCCAATACTCGGGTGGCCAGATCGCGCATGCGCCGTATGCAGGCCGGCTGATCGAAGTGATTGAGGACAAGGCACCCGACCTGGTCGCCAAGACCGGCTTCTTCATGTACCCGGACAGCGCCGGAAGCGGACAGGCGGTCAACCATGGCTATGACGGCTGGGTCGTGCTGAACACGCCCATGCGCGACGAATCCCTGAAGTTCATGGAGTGGTTCGTCGACAACCATTACATCAACTTCCTGCACTCGGCGCCGCTGCATATGCAACCGCCGCGCATGGATGTCTATGACGACATCCGCTGGCGCGCCCACCCGCTGATCGAAAAGCATGCGGAACTCGTTGACTTCATGAAGAGCATGCTCACCCGCAAGGATGTGGCGATCCGCTCGATCGACACAGAAGGGCCGGGAGTGGACCTGCGTCCCGGCAAGATGTTCGAGACCTTCGCGATTTGCGACGCGATCCAGAACGTACTGTACAAGGGCATGCCGCCGGCAGAAGCGGTCGACATCATGGCGGCGAAATACCGCACGGTGTTGTAA
- a CDS encoding ABC transporter ATP-binding protein: MTNIVLSQVSKRYGEQPVVNSLDLDMADGEFVVLVGPSGCGKSTTLRMLAGLEDVSSGTIHIGGRDVTMLQPGERNIAMVFQNYALYPHKTVYENLAFGLRMRKVPAAEIESKVRWAAQMLSIDALLPRKPRQLSGGQMQRVSLGRALVRSPEVFLLDEPLSNLDAKLRIRMREEIAQLHKRVGTNMVYVTHDQVEAMTLGDRIVIMNQGQVQQIGRPLDVYDAPANLFVAGFIGAPEMNLVRGNVQDQGGRLMFVAPGMSLGLPAPIPAGVRAGKEIVLGIRPEHAGMASDGIAAATVVLVEQLGAQTLSVLELDHGKGSEQSAATRVRVLTGRRNDVGVGDRVRLTLDMSRIHLFDAESGVNLKLS; this comes from the coding sequence ATGACGAATATTGTTCTATCCCAGGTCAGCAAGCGATATGGCGAACAGCCGGTGGTGAACAGTCTTGACCTGGACATGGCCGACGGCGAATTTGTCGTGCTGGTCGGCCCGTCCGGCTGCGGCAAATCGACCACACTGCGCATGCTGGCGGGCCTGGAGGATGTCAGCAGCGGCACCATCCATATCGGCGGCCGCGATGTGACGATGCTGCAGCCCGGCGAACGCAACATCGCGATGGTGTTCCAGAACTACGCGCTGTATCCGCACAAGACGGTCTACGAAAACCTGGCTTTCGGGCTGCGCATGCGCAAGGTGCCGGCGGCGGAAATCGAAAGCAAGGTGCGCTGGGCCGCGCAAATGCTCAGCATCGACGCACTACTGCCGCGCAAGCCGCGCCAGCTTTCCGGCGGACAGATGCAGCGCGTATCGCTCGGGCGCGCACTGGTGCGCTCACCCGAAGTCTTTCTGCTGGACGAGCCGCTGTCTAACCTCGATGCCAAGCTGCGCATTCGCATGCGCGAAGAAATCGCACAGCTGCACAAGCGGGTCGGAACCAACATGGTCTATGTCACGCATGACCAGGTGGAAGCGATGACGCTGGGCGACCGGATCGTGATCATGAATCAGGGGCAGGTGCAGCAGATAGGGCGGCCGCTGGATGTCTACGATGCGCCGGCCAACCTGTTCGTGGCCGGTTTCATCGGCGCACCGGAGATGAATCTGGTCAGGGGCAATGTACAGGATCAGGGTGGCCGCTTGATGTTCGTGGCGCCCGGCATGTCGCTCGGCTTGCCCGCGCCGATTCCCGCAGGCGTCAGGGCAGGGAAGGAGATCGTGCTGGGCATCCGTCCCGAGCATGCGGGCATGGCAAGCGACGGTATTGCCGCCGCCACGGTGGTGCTGGTCGAACAGCTGGGTGCGCAGACCCTGTCGGTACTGGAACTCGACCATGGCAAGGGTTCCGAGCAATCCGCCGCAACCCGCGTGCGCGTACTGACCGGCCGGCGCAACGACGTCGGGGTGGGAGACCGCGTCAGGCTGACGCTCGACATGTCCCGCATCCATTTATTCGACGCCGAATCCGGCGTCAATCTGAAGCTGTCGTAA
- the xylB gene encoding xylulokinase — MSGGAARTWLMGIDIGAGSLKTMIIDSSGKVCGSAASDIATHSPKPRWSEQDPMDWWKAVCTTVPLALKEAGIAAADIAGISFSAGAHTPVLEDAQGNLVRPAILWNDQRSGEESRELQDKYGERILKLGLNRPAPTWTLPQFLWLARHEPEAVRRTARVYVAKDWLRSRLTGTWETDRTEAVGTLLFDPARDQWSPELCDLAQWDIATLPPLVTPTSIVGKVTAAAARATGLAEGTPVVCGTSDTSIETFGAGSVAPDDGTIKLATAGTVSVVSREPRVHPTLINYPLAVPGLWYTITGTNSCASAHRWFRDRFLMTPGRSGSEAFAEMDRLVGTVPAGAEGLLFHPYLQGERAPYWDPMLRADFVGMTFRHDIAHFSRAIYEGIAFSLRDVLEQFRAQDMQVKTARIIGGGSKSAIWRQIVADVLNVEILLPETTDASFGAALLAGVGVGVFTDELSAAKLCARVVDRSLPDPASVAFYDKLFAVYKDAQAGLAQVNHALSRITG, encoded by the coding sequence ATGAGCGGCGGCGCAGCTCGCACCTGGCTGATGGGTATCGACATCGGTGCCGGCAGTCTCAAGACCATGATCATCGACAGCAGCGGCAAGGTCTGCGGCAGCGCTGCGAGTGACATCGCGACGCATTCACCGAAGCCGCGCTGGAGCGAGCAGGATCCGATGGATTGGTGGAAGGCCGTCTGCACGACCGTGCCGCTCGCACTGAAAGAAGCAGGCATTGCCGCCGCCGATATCGCCGGCATTTCCTTCAGTGCCGGCGCGCATACGCCGGTGCTGGAAGATGCGCAGGGTAATCTGGTGCGACCTGCCATTCTCTGGAACGACCAGCGCAGCGGCGAAGAATCGCGCGAACTGCAGGACAAGTATGGTGAACGCATTCTAAAGCTAGGGCTGAACCGGCCCGCGCCGACCTGGACGCTGCCCCAATTTCTATGGCTGGCGCGTCATGAGCCGGAAGCGGTCAGGCGCACCGCTCGCGTCTATGTCGCGAAGGACTGGCTGCGTTCGCGGCTGACCGGCACTTGGGAAACCGACCGCACAGAAGCGGTCGGCACGCTCCTGTTCGATCCGGCGCGCGACCAATGGTCGCCCGAACTGTGCGATCTGGCGCAATGGGATATCGCCACCTTGCCGCCGCTGGTGACGCCGACATCCATCGTCGGCAAAGTCACGGCAGCTGCCGCCAGGGCGACCGGCTTGGCCGAAGGCACGCCAGTGGTGTGTGGCACCTCGGACACCTCGATCGAAACCTTCGGCGCGGGTTCCGTCGCGCCCGACGATGGAACGATCAAGCTGGCGACCGCCGGTACGGTCAGCGTCGTCAGCCGCGAGCCGCGGGTTCATCCGACCTTGATCAACTATCCGCTGGCGGTGCCCGGTCTCTGGTACACCATCACCGGCACCAATAGCTGCGCGTCGGCGCATCGCTGGTTCCGCGACCGCTTTCTGATGACGCCGGGCAGAAGCGGCAGTGAAGCTTTTGCCGAGATGGACCGGCTGGTCGGCACCGTTCCGGCCGGGGCCGAGGGGTTGCTGTTCCATCCTTACCTGCAAGGCGAGCGCGCGCCGTACTGGGATCCGATGCTGCGCGCCGATTTCGTGGGCATGACCTTCCGCCATGACATCGCGCATTTCTCCCGCGCGATCTATGAAGGCATCGCGTTTTCATTGCGCGATGTGCTGGAGCAGTTCCGTGCACAGGATATGCAGGTCAAGACCGCGCGCATCATTGGCGGCGGCTCGAAGAGCGCGATCTGGCGTCAGATCGTGGCCGATGTGCTGAATGTCGAAATCCTGCTGCCGGAAACCACCGACGCGTCGTTTGGTGCGGCCTTGCTGGCAGGTGTGGGCGTGGGAGTGTTCACCGACGAACTCTCCGCTGCAAAACTGTGCGCGCGCGTGGTCGACCGTTCGCTACCCGATCCCGCCAGCGTCGCGTTCTACGACAAGCTGTTCGCGGTGTACAAGGATGCGCAGGCCGGTCTCGCGCAAGTCAATCATGCACTGTCACGCATTACGGGATAA